One window of Stigmatella aurantiaca genomic DNA carries:
- a CDS encoding GNAT family N-acetyltransferase, which translates to MSTEWNVRPIEPRDDAAVARIIRTVMPEFGADGPGFALHDPEVDRMCAAYSRPGHAYFVLEHGERVVGGGGIAPLAGNTAGVCELQKMYFLPEARGHGQGERLLRQCLAFAREAGYQLCYLETLTGMDGAQKLYQRVGFERIPQSMGNTGHFSCDRFYTLRLQPAPGEG; encoded by the coding sequence ATGAGCACGGAATGGAATGTGCGCCCCATCGAGCCCCGGGACGATGCCGCGGTGGCCCGCATCATCCGCACGGTGATGCCGGAGTTCGGCGCGGATGGCCCCGGCTTCGCCCTTCATGACCCGGAAGTGGACCGGATGTGCGCGGCCTACAGCCGGCCCGGCCACGCCTACTTCGTGCTGGAGCACGGGGAACGCGTCGTGGGCGGCGGCGGCATCGCGCCGCTCGCGGGCAACACCGCCGGGGTGTGCGAGCTCCAGAAGATGTACTTCCTGCCCGAGGCCCGGGGGCACGGGCAGGGAGAGCGGCTGCTGCGCCAGTGCCTCGCCTTCGCGAGGGAGGCGGGCTACCAGCTCTGCTACCTGGAGACGCTCACGGGCATGGACGGGGCGCAGAAGCTCTACCAGCGCGTGGGCTTCGAGCGCATCCCCCAGTCCATGGGCAACACCGGGCACTTCAGCTGCGACCGCTTCTACACGCTGCGGCTCCAGCCCGCCCCCGGGGAGGGCTGA
- a CDS encoding endonuclease III domain-containing protein has protein sequence MEPGDGDGAGDKIPFDIDTVLGRIRQEVRGFADAAMFALATRGHTSLFEQLVACILSIRTRDEVSLPTALTLLRRASTPKAMSQLTPEQIEALIRPVTFPEPKARQLHALAQRTVEEFGGQLPEDVAVLQSFRGVGPKCAHLALGVACGHEAISVDIHVHRVTNRWGYVRTRAPEQTLKALEGLLPRTYWIEINRLLVPFGKHVCTGSRPLCSRCPVLSMCRQVGVSHPR, from the coding sequence ATGGAACCCGGAGATGGGGACGGAGCGGGGGATAAAATCCCCTTCGACATCGACACGGTGCTGGGGCGCATCCGGCAGGAGGTGCGGGGCTTCGCGGACGCGGCCATGTTCGCGCTGGCCACGCGGGGGCACACGAGCCTGTTCGAGCAGCTCGTGGCCTGCATCCTGTCCATCCGCACGCGGGACGAAGTGAGCCTGCCCACCGCGCTCACCCTGCTCCGGCGCGCGAGCACCCCCAAGGCCATGAGCCAGCTCACTCCGGAGCAGATCGAGGCCCTCATCCGGCCCGTCACGTTCCCCGAGCCCAAGGCGCGGCAGCTCCACGCGCTTGCCCAGCGCACGGTGGAGGAGTTCGGCGGCCAGCTCCCGGAGGACGTAGCGGTGCTCCAGTCCTTCCGGGGCGTGGGGCCCAAGTGCGCGCACCTGGCGCTGGGCGTGGCGTGCGGGCACGAGGCCATCAGCGTGGACATCCACGTCCACCGCGTCACCAACCGCTGGGGATACGTGCGCACCCGCGCCCCGGAGCAGACGCTGAAGGCGCTGGAGGGGCTGCTGCCGAGAACCTACTGGATTGAGATCAACCGGCTGCTCGTGCCGTTCGGCAAGCACGTGTGCACGGGCAGCCGGCCGCTGTGCTCGCGCTGCCCCGTGCTCTCCATGTGCCGGCAGGTGGGGGTGAGCCACCCGCGCTGA
- a CDS encoding phospholipase D-like domain-containing protein encodes MVDPLDEVVPQPGAHGWSPEEGQRHEMKGPFHIPKGPDGFSFVLFQSTGVSLQPGHRVDLIENGAVFERMLEDIRKAQQSIHILVYIWRPCDVSDRFVEALRERVSAGVKCRVVVDPVGSEEVSGDKDFDQKVEKRLTECGVEVHYYRPLAGKVLGRLLGRTHQKLVIVDGHIGYTGGFGIWKVWEGDGLEPEQWRDTHIRVEGPSVCQMQLAFSRAWQESGGSLLHPEDLPGPREPGPVRAGFIASAGKLGMTDAERMVRIVIAAARKRLWIANAYFTPPNAIMEQLIHKAHEGVDVRILGPGPVHDVPIIRASQRATYAELLRAGARIWEYQRSMMHAKTILVDDWLSVVGSTNFDALSLNKLGEGSMVVADEALAQKLEQGWQRDFEHSREITLATGGTTNPWRRLARRMTQLVGQDR; translated from the coding sequence ATGGTGGATCCATTGGATGAGGTAGTGCCCCAGCCGGGTGCGCATGGGTGGAGCCCCGAGGAGGGACAGCGCCACGAGATGAAGGGGCCTTTCCACATCCCCAAGGGCCCGGATGGCTTCTCCTTCGTGCTGTTCCAGTCCACCGGGGTGTCCCTGCAGCCCGGACACCGGGTGGACCTCATCGAGAACGGCGCGGTGTTCGAGCGCATGCTGGAGGACATCCGCAAGGCCCAGCAGAGCATCCACATCCTCGTCTACATCTGGCGCCCCTGTGACGTGTCGGACCGCTTCGTGGAGGCGCTCCGGGAGCGGGTGAGCGCCGGGGTGAAGTGCCGCGTGGTGGTGGACCCCGTGGGCAGCGAAGAGGTGAGCGGGGACAAGGACTTCGACCAGAAGGTGGAGAAGCGGCTCACCGAGTGCGGCGTGGAGGTGCACTACTACCGGCCCCTGGCGGGCAAGGTGCTGGGCCGACTCCTGGGGCGCACCCATCAGAAGCTCGTCATCGTCGATGGCCACATTGGCTACACCGGCGGCTTCGGCATCTGGAAGGTCTGGGAGGGGGATGGGCTCGAGCCCGAGCAGTGGCGCGACACGCACATCCGCGTGGAGGGCCCCTCCGTGTGCCAGATGCAGCTCGCGTTCTCGCGCGCGTGGCAGGAGTCGGGCGGCAGCCTCCTGCACCCCGAGGACCTGCCGGGCCCGCGCGAGCCGGGCCCCGTGCGCGCGGGGTTCATCGCCAGCGCGGGCAAGCTGGGGATGACGGACGCGGAGCGCATGGTGCGCATCGTCATCGCCGCGGCGCGCAAGCGGCTGTGGATCGCCAACGCGTACTTCACCCCGCCCAATGCCATCATGGAGCAGCTCATCCACAAGGCCCACGAGGGGGTGGACGTGCGCATCCTGGGGCCGGGGCCGGTGCATGACGTGCCCATCATCCGGGCCTCCCAGCGCGCCACCTACGCGGAGCTGCTGCGGGCCGGGGCGCGCATCTGGGAGTACCAGCGCTCCATGATGCACGCCAAAACCATCCTCGTGGATGACTGGCTGTCGGTGGTGGGCTCCACCAACTTCGACGCGCTGTCGCTCAACAAGCTGGGCGAGGGCTCCATGGTGGTGGCCGACGAGGCCTTGGCCCAGAAGCTGGAGCAGGGCTGGCAGCGGGACTTCGAGCACTCGCGCGAAATCACGCTCGCCACGGGCGGAACGACGAACCCGTGGCGGCGGCTGGCGCGCCGGATGACGCAGCTGGTGGGGCAGGACCGGTAG
- a CDS encoding acyl-CoA dehydrogenase, whose translation MAIDDLKGPSVQELLSLPRLAPLVPMLYVAWTDGDLTHEEIRALGAAARAQPWLDLRSSAVLAQWLDPLNPPTATALAHVREHIRRTAERLQGSPQQSLVELGSQLAELLGGQEGLPASLQELARTLAPLETSLGISSAEAVRTLTPPVRREETTPAPSFPVEAMRAVLDRTYSAERARVRTWLASPEFRYGDERDTAAYRARVFTWLKALADQGLGTLAYPADTTRTDLGAFIAAFETLAFFDLSLVIKAGVQFGLFGGSVFFLGTERHHRQYLPKIASLELPGCFAMSELGHGSNVRDLETLARYDEEQGDFVVSTPSEHARKEWIGNAALHGRMATVFAQLEVKGERHGVHALLVPLRDEQGRLLPGVRVEDCGLKMGLNGVDNGRLWFDSVRVPRENLLDRFAQVSPEGEYASSIASASKRFFTMLGTLVAGRVSVATAGLSAAKSGLATAIGYAEQRRQFGPVGASEVRLLDYPSHQLRLLRPLATTYALDFALKYLVKRYTGRTEADAREVEALAAGLKAYTTWHTTRTLQEAREACGGQGYLAANRLPSLKADTDVFTTFEGDNTVLMQLVAKSVLTGYRQQFEDDRVFAVMKLIMERTSVALTDLNPFQARRTDSEHLRDGDFQLRALRFRESDLVASVARRLRKRLGAGMDSFQAFNECQDHLMALAHAHVERVVLEQFREGISWVEDLGTRTVLGKLCDVYGLGCLMDASGWFLENDLLEGAKAKAIRKEVARLCAELRPDAVALIQAFGIPDACLAAPIGLGHLSP comes from the coding sequence TTGGCCATCGATGACCTGAAGGGCCCGTCCGTCCAGGAGCTCCTGTCCCTGCCGCGCCTGGCGCCGCTGGTGCCCATGCTCTACGTGGCCTGGACCGACGGCGACCTGACGCACGAGGAGATCCGCGCCCTGGGCGCCGCGGCCCGGGCGCAGCCCTGGTTGGACCTGCGCTCCAGCGCCGTGCTGGCCCAGTGGTTGGACCCCCTGAATCCCCCCACGGCCACGGCCCTGGCGCACGTGCGCGAGCACATCCGCCGCACCGCCGAGCGGCTCCAGGGCAGCCCCCAGCAGAGCCTGGTGGAGCTGGGCTCCCAGCTCGCCGAGCTCCTCGGGGGCCAGGAGGGCCTGCCTGCCTCGCTTCAGGAGCTGGCCCGCACGCTGGCCCCGCTGGAGACCTCCCTGGGCATCTCCAGCGCCGAGGCCGTGCGCACGCTCACCCCGCCGGTGCGCCGCGAGGAGACCACCCCCGCGCCCTCGTTCCCGGTGGAGGCGATGCGGGCCGTGCTGGACCGCACCTACTCCGCCGAGCGCGCCCGGGTGCGCACCTGGCTGGCCTCCCCGGAGTTTCGCTACGGGGATGAGCGGGACACGGCCGCGTACCGGGCCCGGGTCTTCACCTGGCTGAAGGCCCTGGCGGACCAGGGCCTGGGGACGCTGGCCTACCCAGCGGACACCACCCGGACGGACCTGGGCGCGTTCATCGCCGCGTTCGAGACGCTGGCCTTCTTCGACCTGAGCCTCGTCATCAAGGCCGGGGTGCAGTTCGGGCTGTTCGGCGGCAGCGTGTTCTTCCTGGGCACGGAGCGGCACCACCGCCAGTACCTGCCAAAAATCGCTTCGCTGGAGCTGCCCGGCTGCTTCGCCATGAGCGAGCTGGGCCACGGCTCCAACGTCCGGGACCTGGAGACGCTGGCGCGCTACGACGAGGAGCAGGGCGACTTCGTGGTGAGCACCCCCTCCGAGCATGCACGCAAGGAGTGGATCGGCAACGCCGCGCTGCACGGGCGCATGGCCACGGTGTTCGCCCAGCTCGAGGTGAAGGGCGAGCGCCACGGCGTGCACGCCCTGCTGGTGCCCCTGCGCGATGAGCAGGGCCGGCTCCTGCCGGGGGTGCGCGTGGAGGACTGCGGCCTGAAGATGGGGCTCAACGGGGTGGACAACGGCCGGCTGTGGTTCGACTCGGTGCGCGTGCCCCGGGAGAACCTGCTCGACCGCTTCGCGCAGGTGAGCCCCGAGGGCGAGTACGCCAGCAGCATCGCGAGCGCCTCCAAGCGCTTCTTCACCATGCTGGGCACGCTGGTGGCGGGCCGGGTGAGCGTGGCCACCGCGGGGCTGAGCGCCGCCAAGAGTGGGCTGGCCACCGCCATCGGCTATGCCGAGCAGCGGCGGCAGTTCGGCCCGGTGGGGGCCTCCGAGGTGCGGCTGCTGGACTACCCCTCGCACCAGCTCCGGCTGCTGCGGCCGCTGGCCACCACGTACGCGCTCGACTTCGCCCTGAAGTACCTGGTGAAGCGCTACACCGGGCGCACCGAGGCGGACGCCCGCGAAGTCGAGGCCCTGGCCGCGGGGCTCAAGGCCTACACCACCTGGCACACCACGCGCACGCTCCAGGAGGCGCGGGAGGCGTGCGGCGGGCAGGGGTATCTCGCCGCCAACCGGCTGCCCTCGCTCAAGGCGGACACGGACGTGTTCACCACCTTCGAGGGGGACAACACGGTGCTCATGCAGCTCGTGGCCAAGAGCGTGCTGACGGGCTACCGCCAGCAGTTCGAGGACGACCGCGTCTTCGCCGTGATGAAGCTCATCATGGAGCGGACGTCGGTGGCCCTGACGGACCTCAACCCCTTCCAGGCGAGGCGCACGGACAGCGAGCACCTGCGCGACGGGGACTTTCAGCTGCGCGCGCTGCGCTTCCGGGAGTCGGACCTGGTGGCCTCGGTGGCGCGGCGGCTGCGCAAGCGCCTGGGCGCGGGCATGGACTCGTTCCAGGCCTTCAACGAATGCCAGGACCACCTGATGGCCTTGGCCCACGCGCACGTGGAGCGGGTGGTGCTGGAGCAGTTCCGCGAGGGCATCTCCTGGGTGGAGGACCTGGGCACGCGCACGGTGCTCGGCAAGCTGTGTGATGTGTACGGCCTGGGCTGCCTGATGGATGCCAGCGGCTGGTTCCTGGAGAACGACCTGCTGGAGGGCGCCAAGGCCAAGGCCATCCGCAAGGAGGTGGCGCGCCTGTGCGCGGAGCTGCGGCCGGACGCGGTGGCGCTCATCCAGGCCTTCGGCATTCCGGACGCGTGCCTGGCGGCCCCCATCGGCCTGGGACACCTCTCGCCATGA
- a CDS encoding ester cyclase: MTRTLLLALPLLLATHCATSSKRRNLAQEAENKRIVQAFAEEVYGQHRLERIPVYVAEDFVDLSEGAPENARGPAYLRAQEEASLHELPGLQFRILHLLADGDLVHLHWKAEGPASRLLDETAEAKTQPPPLQLTGHTLFQLKQGRIVASWSVVDTLGLMLQQGFKVLPPVPEPAPKPATKP, from the coding sequence ATGACTCGCACCCTGCTGCTCGCGTTGCCCCTGCTGCTGGCCACCCACTGCGCCACCTCCTCCAAGCGCCGCAACCTCGCCCAGGAGGCGGAGAACAAGCGCATCGTCCAGGCCTTCGCCGAGGAGGTGTATGGCCAGCACCGGCTCGAGCGCATCCCCGTGTACGTGGCCGAGGACTTCGTGGACCTGTCCGAGGGAGCGCCCGAGAACGCCCGGGGCCCCGCCTACCTCCGGGCCCAGGAGGAGGCGAGCCTGCACGAGCTGCCCGGCCTCCAGTTTCGCATCCTGCACCTGCTCGCGGATGGAGACCTGGTCCACCTGCACTGGAAGGCGGAAGGCCCGGCCTCCCGCCTCCTGGACGAGACGGCCGAGGCGAAGACGCAGCCCCCGCCGCTCCAGCTGACGGGCCACACCCTCTTCCAGTTGAAGCAGGGGCGCATCGTGGCCTCCTGGAGCGTGGTGGACACGCTGGGCCTGATGCTCCAGCAGGGCTTCAAGGTGCTGCCGCCGGTGCCGGAGCCCGCGCCGAAGCCCGCCACCAAGCCCTGA
- the clpP gene encoding ATP-dependent Clp endopeptidase proteolytic subunit ClpP: MNIPFVIETSHRGERAYDLYSRLLKDRIIMLGVPINDDVANVVVAQMLFLESEDPEKGINIYINSPGGSVTAGLAIYDTMQYVKCPVSTICVGQAASMGALLLLAGSKGKRYALPNARIMIHQPLGGAQGQATDIDIQAKEILRLRAYLNGIIVKHTGHTIERIEKDTERDYFMSAEDARQYGIIDEVVVKPGVPVVNKG; this comes from the coding sequence ATGAACATCCCCTTCGTCATCGAAACCTCCCACCGCGGCGAGCGGGCGTATGACCTCTACAGCCGGCTCCTGAAGGACCGCATCATCATGCTGGGCGTGCCCATCAATGATGACGTGGCCAACGTCGTCGTGGCCCAGATGCTGTTCCTGGAGTCCGAGGACCCGGAGAAGGGGATCAACATCTACATCAACTCGCCGGGCGGCTCCGTCACGGCGGGCCTGGCCATCTATGACACGATGCAGTACGTGAAGTGCCCCGTGTCCACCATCTGCGTGGGCCAGGCGGCCTCCATGGGCGCGCTGCTGCTCTTGGCGGGCAGCAAGGGCAAGCGCTACGCGCTGCCGAACGCGCGCATCATGATTCACCAGCCGCTGGGCGGCGCGCAGGGCCAGGCGACCGACATCGACATCCAGGCGAAGGAGATCCTCCGCCTGCGCGCGTACCTCAACGGCATCATCGTGAAGCACACGGGCCACACCATCGAGCGCATCGAGAAGGACACCGAGCGCGACTACTTCATGAGCGCCGAGGATGCGCGGCAGTACGGCATCATCGACGAGGTGGTGGTGAAGCCCGGCGTGCCGGTGGTGAACAAGGGTTGA
- a CDS encoding phospholipase D-like domain-containing protein: MNASEIDAILTATLADKQLTRSERRALQAVLEDRRASEAVLAVFRSRAFSLARDSVTDPRARQVISWLEETLLALSPTQGVSDTARMEAHFSPGEGPLRAIVELIEEARGSIEVCVFTVTDDRITRALLEAHRRGLRVRVVSDNDKSLDPGSDMRRLSEEGIPVRLDRTEAHMHHKFALFDRKRLLTGSYNWTRSAAAVNHENVLISDDARLVQPFGRAFDAIWDSLE, encoded by the coding sequence ATGAACGCTTCCGAAATCGACGCCATCCTCACGGCCACCCTGGCCGACAAGCAGCTCACCCGCTCCGAGCGGCGCGCCCTGCAGGCCGTGCTGGAGGACAGGCGGGCAAGCGAGGCCGTCCTGGCCGTCTTCCGCTCCCGCGCCTTCAGCCTCGCCCGGGACTCGGTGACGGACCCGCGCGCCCGCCAGGTCATCTCCTGGCTGGAGGAGACGCTGCTGGCCCTCTCGCCCACCCAGGGGGTGTCCGACACCGCGCGCATGGAGGCGCACTTCTCCCCCGGCGAGGGCCCCCTGCGCGCCATCGTCGAGCTCATCGAGGAGGCCCGGGGCTCCATCGAAGTGTGCGTCTTCACCGTGACGGACGACCGCATCACCCGGGCCCTGCTGGAGGCCCACCGCCGGGGCCTGCGCGTCCGGGTGGTGAGCGACAACGACAAGTCGTTGGACCCGGGCTCGGACATGCGCCGGCTGAGCGAGGAGGGCATCCCGGTCCGGCTGGACCGGACCGAGGCCCACATGCACCACAAGTTCGCCCTCTTCGACCGCAAGCGCCTGCTCACCGGCAGCTACAACTGGACGCGCTCGGCCGCGGCGGTGAACCACGAGAACGTCCTCATCTCGGACGACGCGCGGCTCGTTCAGCCCTTCGGCCGCGCCTTCGACGCGATCTGGGACTCCCTGGAGTAG
- the fumC gene encoding class II fumarate hydratase: MSTKNVRIEKDTFGPIEVPADKLWGAQTQRSRQNFAISSERMPLALIYALVRVKKAAALVNKANGSLTAEKADAIVKAADEVLEGKHDEEFPLLVWQTGSGTQTNMNCNEVLANRASEILGGERGESRKVHPNDDVNKGQSSNDVFPTAMSVAAAEAVVQHVLPELKALKDVLAQKSEAFKDVVKIGRTHLQDATPLTLGQEFSGYVAQLHHAEAHIERTLPHLYELALGGTAVGTGLNAPKGYAEQVAKEIARLTGQPFVTAPNKFEALAANDALVQAHGALKGLAAVLFKVANDVRWLASGPRSGIGELTIPENEPGSSIMPGKVNPTQSEAVTMLSAQVMGNDVAIGLGGASGNFELNVFKPLIIQNFLQSCRLLADGMRSFRLHCAVGIEPNLPRLKENLERSLMLVTALNPHIGYDNAAKIAKTAHKQGKTLKEVAVELGLVTPEQFDQWVRPEKMTGNL; this comes from the coding sequence GTGAGCACGAAGAACGTTCGCATCGAGAAGGACACCTTTGGCCCCATCGAGGTCCCGGCCGACAAGCTGTGGGGTGCCCAGACGCAGCGCAGCCGCCAGAACTTCGCCATCTCCTCCGAGCGCATGCCGCTGGCGCTCATCTACGCCCTGGTGCGGGTGAAGAAGGCCGCGGCCCTGGTGAACAAGGCCAACGGCTCGCTGACCGCCGAGAAGGCCGACGCCATCGTGAAGGCCGCCGACGAGGTGCTGGAGGGCAAGCACGACGAGGAGTTCCCGCTGCTGGTGTGGCAGACGGGCAGCGGCACGCAGACGAACATGAACTGCAACGAGGTGCTGGCCAACCGCGCCTCGGAGATCCTGGGCGGCGAGCGCGGCGAGTCGCGCAAGGTGCACCCCAACGACGACGTGAACAAGGGGCAGAGCTCCAACGACGTGTTCCCCACCGCCATGAGCGTGGCGGCGGCGGAGGCCGTGGTGCAGCACGTGCTGCCCGAGCTGAAGGCGCTCAAGGACGTGCTCGCGCAGAAGTCCGAGGCCTTCAAGGACGTGGTGAAGATTGGCCGCACGCACCTGCAGGACGCCACCCCGCTCACGCTGGGCCAGGAGTTCAGCGGGTACGTGGCGCAGCTGCACCACGCCGAGGCCCACATCGAGCGCACGCTGCCGCACCTGTACGAGCTGGCGCTGGGCGGCACCGCGGTGGGCACGGGCCTGAACGCCCCCAAGGGCTACGCCGAGCAGGTGGCCAAGGAGATTGCCCGCCTGACGGGGCAGCCGTTCGTCACGGCGCCCAACAAGTTCGAGGCGCTGGCGGCCAATGACGCGCTGGTGCAGGCGCACGGGGCGCTCAAGGGCCTGGCCGCGGTGCTGTTCAAGGTCGCCAACGACGTGCGGTGGCTCGCCTCCGGCCCCCGCTCGGGCATCGGCGAGCTGACGATTCCCGAGAACGAGCCCGGCAGCTCCATCATGCCCGGCAAGGTGAACCCCACCCAGTCCGAGGCGGTCACCATGCTCAGCGCCCAGGTCATGGGCAACGACGTGGCCATTGGCCTGGGCGGGGCCTCGGGCAACTTCGAACTGAACGTGTTCAAGCCGCTCATCATCCAGAACTTCCTGCAGAGCTGCCGGCTGCTGGCCGACGGCATGCGCAGCTTCCGGCTGCACTGCGCCGTGGGCATCGAGCCCAACCTGCCCAGGCTCAAGGAGAACCTGGAGCGCTCGCTCATGCTGGTGACGGCGCTCAACCCCCACATCGGCTACGACAACGCGGCGAAGATCGCCAAGACCGCGCACAAGCAGGGCAAGACGCTGAAGGAAGTCGCCGTGGAGCTGGGGCTGGTGACGCCCGAGCAGTTCGACCAGTGGGTGCGCCCGGAGAAGATGACGGGCAACCTGTAG
- the htpX gene encoding protease HtpX, giving the protein MKGSFFKRITLFLLTNLAVVAALGIVARLLGVESFLARQGSGLNLPALLIMSAVMGFVGSIISLLISKPMAKWSTGAQVITAPRTEAERWLMSTVQRLAQNAGIGMPEVAVYDSPDMNAFATGARRNSALVAVSTGLLHGMERDEVEAVLGHEVAHVANGDMVTLTLLQGVLNTFVIFLSRVVGFFVDRFLNRSEDGEESAGTGPGYFLTSLVLQIVFGIGASLIVAWYSRRREYRADVGGAQLVNPNAMARALNRLRMQQEEPSQLPSSMRAFGIRGGGMMALFSSHPPLEERIQRLTDGSWKN; this is encoded by the coding sequence ATGAAAGGGAGTTTCTTCAAACGCATCACGCTGTTCCTGCTGACCAACCTGGCGGTGGTGGCGGCGCTAGGCATCGTCGCCAGGCTGCTGGGCGTGGAGAGCTTCCTCGCCCGGCAGGGCTCCGGCCTGAACCTGCCGGCGCTGCTCATCATGTCGGCGGTGATGGGCTTCGTGGGCAGCATCATCTCGCTGCTCATCTCCAAGCCCATGGCGAAGTGGAGCACGGGCGCCCAGGTCATCACCGCGCCGCGCACGGAGGCGGAGCGGTGGCTGATGAGCACGGTGCAGCGGCTGGCGCAGAACGCGGGCATCGGGATGCCCGAGGTGGCCGTCTATGACAGCCCGGACATGAACGCCTTCGCCACGGGGGCCCGGCGCAACAGCGCGCTGGTGGCGGTGTCCACGGGGCTGCTGCACGGCATGGAGCGGGACGAGGTGGAGGCGGTGCTCGGCCACGAGGTGGCCCACGTGGCCAACGGGGACATGGTGACGCTCACCCTGCTGCAGGGCGTGCTCAACACCTTCGTCATCTTCCTGAGCCGGGTGGTGGGCTTCTTCGTGGACCGGTTCCTCAACCGCTCCGAGGACGGCGAGGAGAGCGCGGGCACGGGGCCGGGCTACTTCCTCACCAGCCTGGTGCTGCAGATCGTCTTCGGCATTGGCGCCAGCCTCATCGTGGCCTGGTACAGCCGCCGGCGGGAGTACCGCGCGGACGTGGGCGGCGCGCAGTTGGTGAACCCGAACGCCATGGCGCGGGCGCTCAACCGGCTGCGCATGCAGCAGGAGGAGCCGAGCCAGCTGCCCTCCAGCATGCGGGCCTTCGGCATCCGCGGCGGAGGCATGATGGCGCTCTTCTCCAGCCACCCGCCGCTCGAGGAGCGCATCCAGCGCCTGACCGACGGCAGCTGGAAGAACTAA
- a CDS encoding Wall-associated protein precursor — MLSLLLVLVVAQLPCVQGETSVVCHCKQGLVSACEALRQTNPGRAVEIEKALQAVKLDEELRRKRTAGNTQEAATQASSGDPEPPECRGQRHHVISRSIAKGLEEHATLRGRYAPRDSRFVARAKDEKAHCGYQDWHRKVDTEVIQWLRLRRDATPEQFEKFLREIYNRPEMKARFPHGF, encoded by the coding sequence ATGCTCTCACTTCTGCTGGTGCTTGTGGTGGCGCAACTTCCCTGTGTGCAGGGCGAGACGTCTGTGGTGTGCCACTGCAAGCAAGGATTGGTCAGTGCTTGCGAAGCTTTGCGCCAAACGAATCCTGGCCGGGCGGTCGAGATCGAGAAGGCCTTGCAGGCTGTGAAGTTGGACGAAGAGCTTCGACGGAAAAGGACGGCCGGGAACACCCAGGAAGCGGCAACGCAAGCTTCATCCGGTGACCCAGAGCCACCTGAGTGCAGGGGACAGCGCCATCATGTGATTTCCCGCTCCATCGCCAAGGGACTGGAGGAGCATGCAACCTTGCGTGGGCGGTATGCACCTCGTGATTCGCGCTTCGTCGCCCGCGCGAAGGATGAGAAGGCTCACTGCGGGTATCAGGACTGGCATCGCAAGGTGGATACGGAAGTCATCCAGTGGCTCAGATTGCGCCGGGATGCGACGCCGGAGCAGTTCGAGAAGTTCCTGCGGGAGATTTACAATCGGCCCGAGATGAAGGCGAGATTCCCCCATGGCTTCTGA
- a CDS encoding helix-turn-helix domain-containing protein, with product MKAYLSQRQRGFRRASIASATPPPLLNAGPPERPGALRKRPGDLTEQEIRMSLEKHRGNKTRVAAELGIAVNTLKARMRAFGIAT from the coding sequence GTGAAGGCGTACCTCTCCCAACGGCAACGCGGCTTCCGCCGGGCCTCCATCGCCTCCGCCACGCCTCCTCCCCTCTTGAATGCGGGGCCCCCAGAGCGGCCCGGCGCCCTGCGCAAGCGTCCGGGAGATTTGACCGAGCAGGAGATCCGGATGTCCCTGGAGAAGCACAGGGGCAACAAGACGCGCGTGGCCGCCGAGCTGGGCATCGCCGTCAATACGCTCAAGGCCCGGATGCGCGCTTTCGGTATTGCAACGTGA